A single region of the Coregonus clupeaformis isolate EN_2021a chromosome 16, ASM2061545v1, whole genome shotgun sequence genome encodes:
- the LOC121559443 gene encoding LOW QUALITY PROTEIN: toll-like receptor 13 (The sequence of the model RefSeq protein was modified relative to this genomic sequence to represent the inferred CDS: deleted 1 base in 1 codon), whose protein sequence is MWVLPEKLHNPGNLSDPSNMKVLCEKRNLEVIPINIPLKVSVLDVAMNNISKIRKFDFKGLSTLKILNMSRNQIFQVDDGALGHLEALQELNLAHNRLTTLSDHLFQCLANLSLLRLDNNLITTIGSSSFQVLSSLKTVNLTKNNLYNMKEIQPIIQLPNLQELYIGSNRFTSFQSQDISNTSIGLRLLDLSRNPLGIFRVTSDVLPYLEVLDIAYCGQLGHMEWDVLDRSFLRNIKRLNLSGIEMSFERIGMVLQTVNSSLVHLRLYDISEERVKALTDIACHIPTLIVLRLEYNNIGNLSEEFLQSCKHMTEVDISNTNLIQLSEVSFRPIEQISTLRLGHNRLSSVPKATRNLPTLKSLDLSFNIIYKLGCSDFSNLTGLTQLFLFHNQISNLPGCVFQDLRELRILKLGSNKILTLNDAFMTGLHKLETLNLAGNKLSFIRKGEFKGLASLKTLLLFDNQIASMEDGAFEGLVNLTELKLGSNKIPQIDIRKTVLSGLPRLRTLAISCNYITYVNDDKLNPPPFSHLTSLENLHIHSQRHKGLSHLPINFLEGLKSLLAFKAGSLNIKDLHPDTFIHTPRLWYLDISKNEFTALTPKLFHPTPRLNRLYLSKARLQSLDFLIGANLSRVTFLQMSKNDITVVNETVLRYLPALTYLDMQDNAFTCGCSDAWFVQWMESDNQTQVVGAGEFTCNYPAELKGTKLLDIELQFCTVHLGLYYYISTTCLVLLTLIASFAYHFLKWQVIYGYYLFLAFLYDTKQRNKCMPHGCQYDAFISYNAHDEPWVLRELLPELEGEQDWKLCLHHRDFQPGKPIIDNIMDGIYGSRKTICVISRRYLESEWCSREIQVASFRLFDEQKDVLILVFLEEIPPHQLSPYHRMRKLVKRRTYLSWPRAGEHTGVFWQQLRLALETKDSPAEENPILSGVEAL, encoded by the exons ATGTGGGTACTTCCTGAAAAACTGCACAATCCG GGTAATCTCAGTGACCCCTCTAACATGAAAGTACTCTGTGAAAAGAGGAACCTAGAAGTCATACCTATAAACATTCCGCTGAAAGTAAGCGTTTTAGATGTGGCCATGAACAACATTTCCAAAATCAGAAAGTTTGATTTTAAAGGCCTATCAACCCTCAAAATTCTAAACATGTCCAGAAACCAGATCTTTCAAGTGGACGATGGCGCTCTTGGACACCTAGAGGCTCTTCAAGAGCTGAATTTGGCTCATAACAGACTCACAACCCTGTCAGACCATTTGTTTCAGTGCCTGGCCAACCTCTCCCTGCTACGTCTGGACAACAACCTCATCACAACCATCGGGTCTTCATCGTTTCAAGTTCTCTCCAGTTTGAAGACAGTGAATTTAACCAAGAACAACCTTTATAATATGAAGGAAATTCAGCCCATCATACAATTACCAAACTTACAGGAATTGTACATTGGGAGCAACAGATTCACGTCTTTCCAGTCACAAGACATATCAAACACGTCAATAGGGCTGAGGCTTTTGGATTTATCCCGGAATCCATTGGGAATCTTCAGAGTCACGTCAGATGTTCTTCCTTATCTTGAGGTGTTAGACATCGCCTACTGTGGCCAACTTGGACACATGGAATGGGATGTGCTGGACAGGTCTTTTCTGAGAAATATCAAACGTCTCAACTTGAGCGGCATTGAGATGTCTTTCGAGAGGATTGGTATGGTGCTGCAGACTGTCAACTCCTCATTAGTCCATCTGAGACTGTATGACATTAGTGAAGAGAGGGTCAAGGCTCTCACTGATATTGCCTGCCATATACCTACACTCATCGTTCTCCGACTGGAATATAACAACATAGGTAATCTCTCTGAGGAATTTCTGCAGTCATGTAAACACATGACAGAAGTGGACATATCAAATACTAATCTTATTCAGCTGTCTGAGGTTTCATTCAGACCAATAGAACAGATAAGTACTTTGAGACTGGGCCACAACAGGCTTTCTTCCGTGCCAAAGGCCACAAGAAATCTACCTACACTGAAGAGCTTGGACCTCAGCTTCAATATCATCTATAAACTAGGCTGCTCAGATTTCTCCAATCTTACAGGACTCACACAGCTCTTTCTTTTCCATAATCAAATCTCCAACCTTCCAGGATGTGTTTTCCAGGATTTGAGAGAATTAAGGATCCTTAAACTGGGATCAAACAAAATTCTGACCTTGAATGATGCCTTCATGACTGGTTTGCACAAACTTGAGACTTTGAATTTGGCAGGCAATAAACTAAGCTTTATCAGAAAAGGAGAGTTTAAAGGCTTAGCATCACTCAAGACTTTGCTTTTATTTGACAATCAGATTGCAAGTATGGAAGATGGAGCCTTTGAGGGATTGGTCAACCTTACAGAACTTAAACTGGGCTCAAATAAGATCCCTCAAATAGACATTCGAAAGACTGTGCTCTCAGGACTTCCACGCTTAAGAACTCTTGCTATATCCTGTAATTACATCACATATGTAAATGATGATAAATTAAACCCTCCACCATTCTCTCATCTGACATCTCTGGAGAACCTGCATATCCATAGTCAGCGTCACAAGGGACTGTCTCATCTTCCAATCAACTTTCTTGAAGGTCTGAAATCTTTATTGGCATTCAAGGCAGGGAGTCTTAATATTAAGGACCTGCACCCAGACACATTTATTCACACACCCCGGCTGTGGTACCTTGATATCAGTAAGAATGAGTTCACAGCCCTCACACCAAAGCTGTTTCACCCAACCCCAAGGCTCAACAGACTGTACCTGTCCAAAGCCCGACTTCAGTCCTTAGATTTCCTCATAGGAGCAAACCTCAGTAGAGTCACTTTCTTGCAGATGAGCAAGAACGACATAACAGTAGTCAATGAGACAGTGTTGCGGTATCTACCTGCCTTGACATACCTGGACATGCAAGATAATGCTTTCACCTGTGGCTGCAGCGATGCTTGGTTTGTCCAGTGGATGGAGAGCGACAACCAAACACAAGTTGTTGGCGCAGGAGAATTTACCTGCAACTATCCTGCCGAGCTAAAGGGTACCAAGCTGTTGGACATTGAGCTTCAGTTCTGTACAGTACACTTAGGACTTTACTACTACATCTCTACCACTTGTCTGGTCCTCCTAACCCTGATAGCATCCTTTGCCTACCACTTCCTGAAATGGCAGGTCATTTACGGCTATTACCTCTTCCTTGCTTTCCTCTATGACACCAAGCAAAGGAATAAGTGCATGCCTCATGGCTGTCAGTACGATGCCTTCATCTCCTACAACGCCCACGATGAACCCTGGGTCCTGAGGGAGCTGCTGCCAGAgctggagggagagcaggactgGAAGCTGTGTCTCCACCACCGGGACTTTCAGCCAGGCAAACCAATCATAGACAACATTATGGACGGCATCTACGGAAGCCGCAAGACCATCTGTGTGATCAGCCGCCGCTACCTGGAGAGTGAGTGGTGCTCCCGGGAGATCCAGGTGGCCAGCTTCCGGCTCTTTGATGAGCAGAAGGACGTCCTGATTCTGGTGTTCCTGGAGGAGATCCCTCCCCACCAGCTGTCACCCTACCACCGGATGAGGAAGCTGGTGAAGAGACGCACCTACCTGAGCTGGCCCAGAGCTGGGGAGCACACTGGGGTCTTCTGGCAGCAACTACGGCTGGCTTTAGAGACCAAGGACAGCCCTGCTGAGGAAAATCCCATCCTCTCTGGGGTGGAGGCTCTGTGA
- the LOC123492710 gene encoding toll-like receptor 7 has protein sequence MTLKVTLPGKRSGPTFSQLRVFLCFLLYCWVLADPVCGYFLKNCTIRGNLSDPSNMKVLCGKRNLEVIPIDIPLKVSVLDVAMNNISKIRKFDFKGLSTLKILNMSRNQIFQVDDGALGHLEALQELNLAHNRLTTLSDHLFQCLANLSLLRLDNNLITTIGSSSFQVLSSLKTVNLTKNNLYNMKEVQPIIQLPNLQELYIGSNRFTSFQSQEVSNTSTGLRLLDLSRNPLGIFRVTSDVLPYLEVLDIAYCGQLGRMEWDVLDRSFLRNIKRLNLRGLVWCSRLSTLH, from the coding sequence ATGACACTCAAGGTAACCTTGCCAGGAAAACGAAGTGGGCCTACATTCTCTCAGCTGAGAGTCTTTCTTTGTTTCTTGCTGTATTGCTGGGTTCTTGCTGATCCAGTATGTGGGTACTTCCTGAAAAACTGCACAATCCGGGGTAATCTCAGTGACCCCTCTAACATGAAAGTACTCTGTGGAAAGAGGAACCTAGAAGTCATACCTATAGACATTCCGCTGAAAGTAAGCGTTTTAGATGTGGCCATGAATAACATTTCCAAAATCAGAAAGTTTGATTTTAAAGGCCTATCAACCCTCAAAATTCTAAACATGTCCAGAAACCAGATCTTTCAAGTGGACGATGGCGCTCTTGGACACCTAGAGGCTCTTCAAGAGCTGAATTTGGCTCATAACAGACTCACAACCCTGTCAGACCATTTGTTTCAGTGCCTGGCCAACCTCTCCCTGCTACGTCTGGACAACAACCTCATCACAACCATCGGGTCTTCATCGTTTCAGGTTCTCTCCAGTTTGAAGACAGTGAATTTAACCAAGAACAACCTTTATAATATGAAGGAAGTTCAGCCCATCATACAATTACCAAATTTACAGGAATTGTACATTGGGAGCAACAGATTCACCTCTTTCCAATCTCAAGAAGTATCAAATACGTCAACAGGGCTGAGGCTTTTGGATTTATCCCGTAATCCATTGGGAATCTTCAGAGTCACGTCGGATGTTCTTCCTTATCTTGAGGTGTTAGACATCGCCTACTGTGGCCAACTTGGACGCATGGAATGGGATGTGCTGGACAGGTCTTTTCTGAGAAACATCAAACGTCTCAACTTGAGAGGATTGGTATGGTGCTCCAGACTGTCAACTCTTCATTAG
- the LOC121559262 gene encoding toll-like receptor 13 codes for MTGLHKLETLNLAGNKLSSIRQEEFKGVASLKTLLLFDNQIASMEDGAFEGLVNLTELKMGSNKIPQIDIRKTVLSGLTCLTTLDISCNCITYVNDDKLNPPPFSHLTSLENLHIHSPRRKGLSHLPINFLEGLKSLLAFKAGNLNIKDLHPDTFIHTPRLWFLDISKNEFTALTPKLFHPTPRLNRMYLSKARLQSLDFLIGANLSRVTFLQVSKNDITVVNETVLRYLPALTYLDMQDNAFTCGCSDAWFVQWMESDNQTQVDGAGEFTCNYPAELKGTKLLDVELQFCTVHLGLYYYISTTSLVLLNLIASFAYHFLKWQVIYGYYLFLAFLYDTKQRNKRMPHGCQYDTFISYNAHDEPWVLRELLPELEGEQGWKLCLHHRDFQPGKPIIEKIMDGIYGSRKTICLISHRYLESEWCSREIQVASFRLFDEKKDVLILVFLEEIHTHQLSPYHRMRKLVKRRSYLSWPRAGEHTGVFWQQLRLALETKDSPAEENPILSGVEAL; via the coding sequence ATGACTGGTTTGCACAAACTTGAGACTTTGAATTTGGCAGGCAATAAACTGAGCTCTATCAGACAAGAAGAGTTTAAAGGCGTAGCATCACTCAAGACTTTGCTTTTATTTGACAATCAGATTGCAAGTATGGAAGATGGAGCCTTTGAGGGATTGGTCAACCTTACAGAACTTAAAATGGGCTCAAATAAGATCCCTCAAATAGACATTCGAAAGACTGTGCTCTCAGGACTTACATGCTTAACAACTCTTGATATATCCTGTAATTGCATCACATATGTAAATGATGATAAATTAAACCCTCCACCCTTCTCTCATCTGACATCTCTGGAGAACCTGCATATCCATAGTCCGCGTCGCAAGGGACTGTCTCATCTACCAATCAACTTTCTTGAAGGTCTGAAATCTTTATTGGCATTCAAGGCAGGGAATCTTAACATTAAGGACCTGCACCCAGACACATTCATTCACACACCCCGGTTGTGGTTCCTTGATATCAGTAAGAATGAGTTCACAGCCCTCACACCAAAGCTGTTTCACCCAACCCCAAGGCTCAACAGAATGTACCTGTCCAAAGCCCGACTTCAGTCCTTAGATTTCCTCATAGGAGCAAACCTCAGTAGAGTCACTTTCTTGCAGGTGAGCAAGAATGACATAACAGTAGTCAATGAGACAGTGTTGCGGTATCTCCCTGCCTTGACATACCTGGACATGCAAGATAATGCTTTCACCTGTGGCTGCAGCGATGCTTGGTTTGTCCAGTGGATGGAGAGCGACAACCAAACACAAGTTGATGGTGCAGGAGAATTTACCTGCAACTATCCTGCTGAGCTAAAGGGCACCAAGCTGTTGGACGTTGAGCTTCAGTTCTGTACAGTACACTTAGGACTTTACTACTACATCTCTACCACTTCTCTCGTCCTCCTCAACCTGATAGCATCATTTGCCTACCACTTCCTGAAATGGCAGGTCATTTACGGATATTACCTCTTCCTGGCTTTCCTCTATGACACCAAGCAAAGGAATAAGCGCATGCCTCATGGCTGTCAGTACGATACGTTCATCTCCTACAACGCCCACGATGAACCCTGGGTCCTGAGGGAGCTGCTGCCAGAGCTGGAGGGAGAGCAGGGCTGGAAGCTGTGTCTCCACCACCGGGACTTCCAGCCAGGCAAACCAATCATAGAGAAAATTATGGACGGCATCTATGGAAGCCGCAAGACCATCTGTTTGATCAGCCACCGCTACCTGGAGAGTGAGTGGTGCTCCCGGGAGATCCAGGTGGCCAGCTTCCGGCTCTTTGATGAGAAGAAGGACGTCCTGATTCTGGTGTTCCTGGAGGAGATTCATACCCACCAGCTGTCACCCTACCACCGGATGAGGAAGCTGGTGAAGAGACGATCCTACCTGAGTTGGCCCAGAGCTGGTGAGCACACCGGGGTCTTCTGGCAGCAACTACGGCTGGCTTTAGAGACCAAGGACAGCCCTGCTGAGGAAAATCCCATCCTCTCTGGAGTGGAGGCTCTGTGA